In Arachis stenosperma cultivar V10309 chromosome 1, arast.V10309.gnm1.PFL2, whole genome shotgun sequence, one DNA window encodes the following:
- the LOC130973709 gene encoding probable inactive poly [ADP-ribose] polymerase SRO5, giving the protein MERRTYDDSANLASEISISDYASGDEDSSVSDCESSVSGDARNVFDERFVRLSEGDKARDLVQSRLVKGLASCGLKSNVVSVHRNAWRSVMAQARGQCFQIFARAVAKLRGGDPNVKYAWYGASSKEEVEDIIEHGFGGKMPLRDGLRLSPDDSPLKSVKSCGVDKDGVRHVILCRVILGRVEMVPRGSDPCGSSSEDYDSGMDGSFSSPEGYVIWSQRVNTHVLPEFVISFKLHPSKGHVRIEEPLKPSSPWMPFPALISVLSKILPSSDIALISKFHKDYKEKKISRHQLIQKVRVIAGDKLLVAAIKSFREKKIPASFKHARSWQPENHLGGQNMVSFMNCVSGLKGGRNTERDIRPY; this is encoded by the exons ATGGAGAGACGGACTTACGATGACTCCGCGAATTTGGCGTCGGAGATCTCAATTTCAGATTACGCCAGCGGCGACGAAGACTCCTCGGTTTCAGATTGCGAGAGCAGCGTCTCCGGTGATGCACGCAACGTGTTCGATGAAAGGTTCGTGAGACTCTCCGAAGGAGACAAGGCTCGCGACCTCGTTCAGAGCAGATTAGTTAAGGGACTAGCATCGTGCGGGTTGAAATCCAACGTCGTTTCGGTTCACAGAAATGCGTGGCGTTCTGTAATGGCGCAGGCGCGTGGTCAGTGCTTCCAGATCTTCGCGCGTGCCGTTGCGAAATTGCGTGGCGGCGATCCCAACGTGAAGTATGCATGGTATGGTGCTTCGAGCAAGGAAGAGGTTGAAGACATTATTGAGCACGGTTTCGGTGGGAAGATGCCTCTCCGTGACGGACTTCGTCTTTCGCCGGATGATTCTCCTCTCAAAAG TGTGAAAAGCTGTGGCGTTGACAAAGATGGTGTGAGGCATGTGATTCTGTGCCGTGTTATCTTGGGGAGAGTGGAGATGGTGCCACGTGGCTCCGATCCATGCGGTTCAAGTTCGGAAGATTATGATTCCGGTATGGACGGCAGCTTCTCATCTCCCGAGGGGTACGTCATTTGGAGTCAACGGGTCAACACGCATGTCTTGCCTGAATTCGTTATAAGCTTTAAACTTCATCCCTCAAAAG GTCATGTGAGGATTGAAGAGCCTTTGAAACCTTCTTCCCCTTGGATGCCATTCCCCGCTCTGATTTCTGTGCTTTCTAAGATTTTGCCTTCCTCTGATATTGCCTTGATTTCCAAGTTTCACAAAGATTATAAA GAAAAGAAAATTTCACGGCATCAATTGATACAGAAAGTAAGAGTAATAGCAGGAGACAAACTGCTCGTTGCGGCCATCAAATCTTTTAGGGAGAAG AAAATACCTGCAAGCTTTAAACATGCAAGGTCATGGCAACCGGAAAACCATCTTGGTGGACAGAATATGGTGTCTTTTATGAACTGTGTTAGTGGATTGAAGGGAGGGAGGAATACAGAACGTGATATAAGGCCTTACTAA